One window of the Chelonoidis abingdonii isolate Lonesome George chromosome 3, CheloAbing_2.0, whole genome shotgun sequence genome contains the following:
- the PLEK gene encoding pleckstrin isoform X2, with translation MEREPKRIREGYLVKKFVFKLTTAKQQDHFFQAAYLEERDAWVRDIRKAIQCIEGGQRFSRKSTRKSIRLPETINLSALYLSMKDSDKGVKELKLEKDKKVFNHCFTGSCVIDWLVSNNAIRNRKEGLMLASSLLNEGYLQAAGDISKSAAEGLTDTPFLDLPDAYYYFADSGFFCEGNSSDDDVVLKEEFRGTVVKQGCLLKQGHRRKNWKVRKFILREDPAYLHYYDPAGGEDPLGAIHLRGCVVTAVEDIPDAKKHDVDTNLFEIITANEVHYFLQAATPVERTEWIKAIQVVSRTGK, from the exons TTTGTCTTCAAGCTCACCACAGCCAAACAACAGGACCATTTTTTCCAAGCCGCCTACCTTGAGGAGAGAGATGCCTGGGTGCGGGATATCAGGAAGGCTATTCAGTGCATCGAAGGAGGCCAAAGGTTCTCCAGAAAATCCACCAGAAAGTCCATCAGGCTGCCTGAAACAATCAATCTGAG CGCCTTGTATCTCTCAATGAAGGACTCCGACAAAGGAGTAAAAGAACTGAAgctggaaaaagacaaaaaagtgtTCAATCACTGCTTTACAG GCAGTTGTGTGATTGATTGGCTAGTGTCGAACAATGCTATCCGAAATCGCAAGGAGGGTCTCATGCTAGCCTCTTCCCTATTAAATGAAGGCTACCTGCAGGCAGCTGGGGACATTTCCAAGAGCGCTGCCGAAGGATTGACGGACACCCCCTTCCTTGATTTACCTGATGCTTATTACTACTTT GCAGACAGTGGGTTCTTCTGTGAAGGGAATTCTAGTGATGATGATGTGGTCTTGAAGGAAGAGTTCAGAGGCACAGTGGTCAAACAGGGCTGTTTACTGAAGCAG GGGCATCGGAGGAAAAACTGGAAAGTGAGAAAGTTTATCCTAAGAGAAGACCCTGCATATCTTCACTACTATGATCCTGCTGGA GGAGAAGATCCACTTGGAGCGATTCACTTGAGGGGTTGCGTGGTGACAGCTGTTGAAGACATACCAGATG CCAAGAAGCATGACGTTGACACCAACCTGTTTGAAATCATCACAGCAAATGAAGTCCACTATTTTTTGCAAGCAGCCACACCTGTGGAGCGTACAGAATGGATCAAAGCAATTCAAGTTGTTTCTAGGACTGGGAAATGA
- the PLEK gene encoding pleckstrin isoform X1, whose product MEREPKRIREGYLVKKGSMFNTWKPMWVVLLDDGIEFYKKKIDNNPKGMIPLKGSSISSPYQDFGKRMFVFKLTTAKQQDHFFQAAYLEERDAWVRDIRKAIQCIEGGQRFSRKSTRKSIRLPETINLSALYLSMKDSDKGVKELKLEKDKKVFNHCFTGSCVIDWLVSNNAIRNRKEGLMLASSLLNEGYLQAAGDISKSAAEGLTDTPFLDLPDAYYYFADSGFFCEGNSSDDDVVLKEEFRGTVVKQGCLLKQGHRRKNWKVRKFILREDPAYLHYYDPAGGEDPLGAIHLRGCVVTAVEDIPDAKKHDVDTNLFEIITANEVHYFLQAATPVERTEWIKAIQVVSRTGK is encoded by the exons GGAAGTATGTTTAACACCTGGAAGCCAATGTGGGTAGTGCTCCTAGATGATGGAATTGAATTCTATAAGAAGAAGATTGACAACAATCCCAAAGGAATGATCCCCCTGAAAGGAAGCTCTATCAGTAGCCCATATCAGGATTTTGGCAAAAGGATG TTTGTCTTCAAGCTCACCACAGCCAAACAACAGGACCATTTTTTCCAAGCCGCCTACCTTGAGGAGAGAGATGCCTGGGTGCGGGATATCAGGAAGGCTATTCAGTGCATCGAAGGAGGCCAAAGGTTCTCCAGAAAATCCACCAGAAAGTCCATCAGGCTGCCTGAAACAATCAATCTGAG CGCCTTGTATCTCTCAATGAAGGACTCCGACAAAGGAGTAAAAGAACTGAAgctggaaaaagacaaaaaagtgtTCAATCACTGCTTTACAG GCAGTTGTGTGATTGATTGGCTAGTGTCGAACAATGCTATCCGAAATCGCAAGGAGGGTCTCATGCTAGCCTCTTCCCTATTAAATGAAGGCTACCTGCAGGCAGCTGGGGACATTTCCAAGAGCGCTGCCGAAGGATTGACGGACACCCCCTTCCTTGATTTACCTGATGCTTATTACTACTTT GCAGACAGTGGGTTCTTCTGTGAAGGGAATTCTAGTGATGATGATGTGGTCTTGAAGGAAGAGTTCAGAGGCACAGTGGTCAAACAGGGCTGTTTACTGAAGCAG GGGCATCGGAGGAAAAACTGGAAAGTGAGAAAGTTTATCCTAAGAGAAGACCCTGCATATCTTCACTACTATGATCCTGCTGGA GGAGAAGATCCACTTGGAGCGATTCACTTGAGGGGTTGCGTGGTGACAGCTGTTGAAGACATACCAGATG CCAAGAAGCATGACGTTGACACCAACCTGTTTGAAATCATCACAGCAAATGAAGTCCACTATTTTTTGCAAGCAGCCACACCTGTGGAGCGTACAGAATGGATCAAAGCAATTCAAGTTGTTTCTAGGACTGGGAAATGA